From the Amycolatopsis thermoflava N1165 genome, one window contains:
- a CDS encoding DUF2637 domain-containing protein: MSKVDVLKVTGTRLVEVVRVLVTVVLGGIGAAAGFTHTHDWAVHHGQTGWLAWADAVVIEGIAIVAGFEVRRDHQRGNTRFLTFPMVVLVAGFGIQMTAQVALAEPTPGGWLLAAMPALGFLVVVKLLMRRAPADTAPEPPPIPAPAEPAEAVPSSTPAPVRGSTLAKLPAGVRDTVTRTTETAHAAGRPVTADELSTAVRLPDAMLTALLDELNTRVNHHPVTT; this comes from the coding sequence GTGTCCAAGGTGGACGTCCTCAAGGTGACCGGCACTCGGCTGGTGGAGGTGGTGCGGGTGCTGGTCACCGTGGTGCTGGGCGGGATCGGCGCGGCCGCCGGGTTCACCCACACCCACGATTGGGCCGTCCATCACGGACAAACTGGCTGGCTCGCCTGGGCGGACGCCGTGGTCATCGAGGGCATCGCGATCGTGGCCGGGTTCGAGGTCCGCCGTGACCACCAACGCGGCAACACCCGGTTCCTCACCTTCCCGATGGTCGTCCTGGTGGCCGGGTTCGGGATTCAGATGACCGCCCAGGTCGCCCTGGCCGAACCGACCCCTGGCGGCTGGCTGCTCGCCGCGATGCCCGCTCTGGGCTTCCTCGTGGTGGTGAAGCTCCTCATGCGCCGCGCACCCGCCGACACCGCGCCTGAACCCCCGCCGATACCCGCACCAGCCGAACCCGCGGAAGCGGTTCCGTCCTCGACACCTGCACCGGTGCGGGGATCAACGCTGGCGAAACTGCCGGCCGGAGTCCGCGACACCGTCACTCGCACCACCGAGACCGCCCACGCCGCGGGACGCCCCGTCACCGCCGACGAGCTGTCCACCGCGGTGAGGCTGCCCGACGCGATGCTCACCGCCCTGCTCGACGAGCTGAACACCCGCGTCAACCACCACCCCGTCACCACCTGA
- a CDS encoding FtsK/SpoIIIE domain-containing protein, which translates to MASEFSKRTKGAEVKVAAWLSRHPGSILAPAAVTTAGLELGWTTTGGILGGTAASLGAWYRAHPDTFDRFAAPRIRAWRRRWITYLGPRWRNALIACDLFTTNRKTGELHVPRLLRIRSYSPSVDTLYVKLHPGQHLRQFEAKLPELTEALKVERIAIERVKPRVIALVVERSEPFTEVIEAPEMVYDSDAIELTNLYVGETEYGGDWRLSAVGQHLFVAGATGAGKNSVVNALLRGLAPLIRDGAVRLWICDPKQMEFAKLAGIAYRYACEEGDCAELVEEYVADMQATQRCLADQGKRKITPSSVTPLNVLILDEMGALLAYGDASAARGLKRQLALVGSQGRATGHSMVGLVQEPTKDTVPVRDLFTTRVCLRVTSAAHVDMVLGENARLRGALADEIPNAPETSGIGYVIRQRSRVPMRVRAAYVDDRELDELVEFVRAGWRGAELRVVA; encoded by the coding sequence ATGGCTTCGGAATTCTCCAAGCGCACCAAGGGCGCAGAGGTCAAGGTCGCCGCCTGGCTCAGCCGACACCCCGGCAGCATCCTCGCTCCCGCTGCCGTCACCACCGCCGGGCTCGAACTGGGCTGGACCACCACCGGCGGCATCCTCGGCGGCACCGCAGCGAGCCTGGGTGCCTGGTACCGAGCGCATCCGGACACCTTCGACCGGTTCGCCGCTCCACGGATCCGGGCGTGGCGTCGCCGCTGGATCACCTACCTGGGGCCGCGCTGGCGCAACGCCCTGATCGCCTGCGACCTGTTCACCACCAACCGCAAAACCGGCGAACTGCACGTCCCCCGCCTGCTGCGCATCCGCTCCTACTCCCCGAGCGTCGACACCCTCTACGTCAAGCTCCACCCCGGGCAGCATCTCCGGCAGTTCGAGGCCAAGCTCCCCGAGCTGACCGAAGCCCTCAAGGTCGAGCGGATCGCCATCGAGCGGGTCAAGCCCCGGGTGATCGCCCTGGTCGTCGAGCGGTCCGAGCCGTTCACCGAGGTCATCGAGGCCCCGGAGATGGTCTACGACTCCGACGCGATCGAGCTAACCAACCTCTACGTCGGCGAGACCGAGTACGGCGGCGACTGGCGGTTGTCCGCGGTGGGGCAGCACCTGTTCGTTGCGGGCGCGACTGGTGCGGGAAAGAACTCGGTGGTCAACGCTCTGCTCCGCGGGCTGGCACCGTTGATCCGGGACGGCGCCGTGCGGTTGTGGATCTGCGATCCCAAGCAAATGGAGTTCGCCAAGCTCGCCGGCATCGCGTACCGCTACGCCTGCGAGGAGGGCGACTGCGCGGAGCTGGTCGAGGAGTACGTGGCCGACATGCAGGCCACCCAACGCTGCCTGGCCGACCAGGGCAAGCGCAAGATCACCCCCTCCTCGGTCACGCCACTGAACGTGCTGATCCTCGACGAGATGGGCGCACTGCTCGCCTACGGCGACGCCTCCGCGGCCCGCGGCCTGAAACGGCAGCTCGCCCTTGTTGGCTCTCAGGGCCGCGCAACCGGGCACTCGATGGTCGGACTGGTGCAGGAACCCACCAAGGACACCGTGCCGGTGCGGGATCTGTTCACCACCCGCGTGTGCCTGCGGGTCACCTCCGCGGCTCACGTGGACATGGTGCTCGGCGAGAACGCCCGCCTTCGCGGTGCGCTGGCTGATGAGATCCCGAACGCCCCGGAAACGTCGGGGATCGGCTACGTCATCCGGCAGCGCTCCCGCGTCCCCATGCGCGTGCGCGCTGCCTACGTCGACGACCGCGAGCTGGACGAGCTGGTCGAGTTCGTGCGGGCCGGATGGCGCGGTGCTGAGCTGCGGGTGGTGGCCTGA
- a CDS encoding tyrosine-type recombinase/integrase: protein MGRLPLSPGSHGEIKVKQVGKSWEARCRYRHEDGTYSDVRRRAGTKEKAKQAVRDAMKDFVSHAPGAGLTGHSRFSEAAEQWLAEYRTDAENGIYSLTSVDTYSDHLRNHVLPRLGNLRLFEVKTPVVNALCQAKLKAHSLSLAKHTKAVISNVMTFAVQAGAIERNPAREIAPLTERRAKNKKQKAKALTADQVIDFLAKLDSDEEARTRDLPDLVRFFIATGERRGEALGAHWSDFDPEAESLTMTGNIVQVRGKGTIRNRGKSETSNRTIPLPAWCVEMLKERQAKVGVVDPDKPIFPNSQGGYINASNLTNRYWVPFRERAGYEWVTFHTFRKTVGTLLDEAGLTARQIADVLGHSHPSMTLNNYMGRGQTTRASANALNVVIVDKPAS, encoded by the coding sequence ATGGGCCGTCTCCCGCTATCCCCGGGCAGCCACGGGGAAATCAAGGTCAAGCAGGTGGGCAAGTCGTGGGAAGCTCGCTGCCGCTACCGCCACGAGGACGGCACCTACTCGGACGTCCGACGTCGCGCCGGCACGAAGGAGAAGGCCAAGCAAGCAGTCCGCGATGCGATGAAGGACTTCGTGTCGCACGCTCCGGGGGCTGGACTGACCGGACACAGCCGGTTCTCGGAGGCAGCGGAACAGTGGCTCGCCGAGTACCGGACGGATGCTGAAAACGGGATCTACTCCCTCACATCCGTGGACACATACAGTGATCACCTGCGCAATCACGTGCTGCCGCGCCTGGGCAACCTCCGGCTGTTCGAGGTCAAGACGCCCGTGGTCAACGCGCTGTGCCAGGCCAAGCTCAAAGCCCACAGCCTGAGCCTCGCGAAGCACACCAAGGCGGTGATCAGCAACGTGATGACCTTCGCCGTGCAGGCCGGCGCGATCGAGCGGAACCCAGCCCGGGAGATCGCTCCCCTGACCGAGCGCAGGGCGAAGAACAAGAAGCAGAAGGCCAAAGCACTGACGGCCGATCAAGTCATCGACTTCCTCGCCAAGCTGGACTCGGATGAGGAGGCTCGGACCCGAGATCTGCCGGACCTGGTGCGATTCTTCATCGCTACGGGTGAACGGCGAGGCGAGGCGCTGGGGGCGCACTGGTCGGACTTCGATCCTGAGGCGGAGAGCCTGACGATGACGGGCAACATCGTCCAGGTCCGCGGCAAAGGCACCATTCGGAACCGCGGAAAGTCGGAGACTTCGAACCGCACGATCCCGCTACCGGCCTGGTGCGTGGAGATGCTGAAGGAGCGACAGGCCAAGGTCGGGGTGGTCGACCCCGACAAGCCGATCTTCCCGAACAGCCAGGGCGGCTACATCAACGCCTCGAACCTGACCAACCGCTACTGGGTGCCCTTCCGAGAGCGGGCGGGGTACGAGTGGGTCACTTTCCACACGTTCCGCAAGACGGTCGGGACCCTCCTCGATGAAGCCGGCCTCACCGCCCGGCAGATCGCAGACGTCTTGGGGCACTCGCACCCGTCCATGACCCTGAACAACTACATGGGCCGCGGGCAAACCACCCGGGCGAGCGCGAATGCTCTCAACGTCGTGATCGTCGACAAACCGGCGTCGTGA
- a CDS encoding GntR family transcriptional regulator, whose translation MKQPQQVTGHPYQAVAASIAAKIDAGELKPGEKLPSVRALARDRGVSPMTAQKALTQLAEDGYAEVTAGLGYFVTQPGESHDDPLAAIHRQIDALNATVADLAQRLERLEEQSD comes from the coding sequence ATGAAGCAGCCGCAGCAGGTGACAGGGCACCCCTACCAGGCAGTGGCTGCCTCTATCGCGGCCAAGATCGATGCTGGCGAGTTGAAACCGGGCGAGAAGCTTCCCTCAGTACGCGCACTCGCTCGCGATCGCGGCGTGTCGCCGATGACGGCTCAGAAGGCCCTGACTCAGCTCGCCGAGGATGGCTACGCCGAAGTCACTGCCGGCCTCGGCTACTTCGTGACCCAGCCCGGCGAGTCGCACGACGATCCCCTCGCTGCCATCCACCGGCAGATCGACGCTCTGAACGCGACTGTCGCCGACCTGGCTCAGCGTCTTGAGCGGCTGGAAGAGCAGTCCGACTGA
- a CDS encoding winged helix-turn-helix domain-containing protein — MADHLARRIKRGDLPPDTRLPAERRLAQEYGVSLGTARHATELLRSKGLVITVPCKGTYVAGVGRSSEPSTARSTLLALRP; from the coding sequence ATGGCCGACCACCTCGCCCGACGCATCAAGCGCGGGGACCTGCCGCCGGACACGCGGCTGCCTGCGGAACGCCGGCTCGCACAGGAGTACGGCGTCTCGTTGGGCACAGCTCGCCACGCTACCGAGCTGCTCCGTTCCAAGGGGCTGGTGATCACGGTGCCATGCAAGGGGACCTACGTGGCTGGGGTCGGGCGATCTTCGGAACCGTCCACGGCTCGGTCAACTCTTCTCGCTCTCCGCCCGTAA
- a CDS encoding phosphatidylglycerol lysyltransferase domain-containing protein has product MAGERPAVWRVTGAASVAAITWVTRLVGLLAVISVVLPAGRRGMRGHVAVWLGLPQDATTAAAAVVLAVGVLLIMLASGLKRRKRRAWQLALAASVVLAVSHLGMQHVFGAGMVAVALAVTLVLNRRHFVALPDPVTGKWVAVRVFLQLLVAGFVINVALLSVAPSRFMAPLSFPDRMAEAALALFGVSGPAEFHVEWMDDLTATVGLLFGLGAVLLAAYFLLRSAEPAPHLSEDEKARLKALLDKHGARDSLGYFALRDDKFVVFSKTGKAAVTYRVIAGAAIASADPLGDNEAWPGAIEEFLAVCRRHGWVPAAMGCSELGATAWARYDLDVLEIGDEAVVDAATFTLEGRVMRGVRQAVAKTKRAGYAVRVRRSEELAEGELAELEALAAKWRGSDTERGFSMALGRMGDPGSVLVTAEQDGVVRGLLQFVPWGGDGLSLDVMRRDRTADNGINELMISELLLAAKDYGVRYVSLNFAAFRKLLEQGRRIGAGPVARASAKVLGWMSHWVQIETLYRFNAKFQPAWVPRYLVYPGVRELPRVGVAVFEAEGLAGRSPRLRRLLRR; this is encoded by the coding sequence TTGGCCGGGGAGCGGCCGGCCGTCTGGCGCGTCACGGGCGCGGCGTCGGTCGCGGCGATCACCTGGGTGACCAGGCTGGTCGGACTGCTGGCGGTGATCTCGGTCGTCCTGCCTGCCGGGCGGCGCGGCATGCGCGGGCACGTCGCGGTGTGGCTCGGGCTGCCCCAGGATGCGACGACGGCCGCGGCCGCCGTCGTGCTGGCCGTCGGGGTGCTGCTGATCATGCTCGCGTCCGGGCTGAAGCGGCGCAAGCGCCGGGCCTGGCAGCTCGCGCTCGCCGCCAGCGTCGTGCTGGCGGTGTCGCACCTCGGGATGCAGCACGTGTTCGGCGCCGGGATGGTTGCGGTCGCGCTGGCCGTGACGCTGGTGCTGAACCGGCGGCACTTCGTCGCGTTGCCCGACCCGGTGACCGGGAAGTGGGTCGCCGTGCGGGTGTTCCTGCAGCTCCTGGTGGCCGGGTTCGTGATCAACGTCGCGCTGCTGTCGGTGGCGCCGTCCCGGTTCATGGCGCCGTTGTCGTTCCCGGACCGGATGGCCGAGGCGGCGCTGGCGCTGTTCGGCGTCAGCGGCCCGGCCGAGTTCCACGTCGAGTGGATGGACGACCTGACCGCGACGGTCGGGTTGCTGTTCGGGCTGGGCGCGGTGCTGCTCGCCGCGTACTTCCTGCTGCGCTCGGCTGAGCCGGCGCCGCACCTGAGCGAGGACGAGAAGGCCCGGCTGAAGGCGCTGCTGGACAAGCACGGCGCCCGCGACTCGCTCGGGTACTTCGCGCTGCGCGACGACAAGTTCGTGGTGTTCTCCAAGACCGGTAAGGCGGCCGTGACGTACCGGGTGATCGCCGGCGCGGCGATCGCGTCGGCCGATCCGCTTGGCGACAACGAGGCCTGGCCGGGCGCGATCGAGGAGTTCCTGGCGGTCTGCCGCCGGCACGGCTGGGTCCCGGCGGCAATGGGGTGCTCGGAGCTGGGCGCGACCGCGTGGGCCCGGTACGACCTGGACGTGCTGGAGATCGGCGACGAGGCGGTCGTCGATGCGGCCACGTTCACGCTCGAGGGCCGCGTGATGCGCGGGGTGCGCCAGGCGGTGGCGAAGACGAAGCGGGCCGGGTATGCGGTGCGCGTGCGGCGGTCGGAGGAGCTGGCCGAGGGCGAACTGGCCGAGCTGGAGGCGCTGGCGGCGAAGTGGCGGGGGAGCGACACCGAGCGCGGGTTCTCGATGGCGCTGGGCCGGATGGGCGATCCCGGGTCGGTGCTGGTGACCGCCGAGCAGGACGGTGTGGTGCGGGGGCTGCTGCAGTTCGTGCCGTGGGGCGGCGACGGGCTGTCGCTGGACGTGATGCGCCGTGATCGGACCGCGGACAACGGCATCAACGAGCTGATGATCTCGGAGCTGCTGCTGGCCGCGAAGGATTACGGTGTGAGGTACGTCTCGCTGAACTTCGCCGCGTTCCGGAAGCTGTTGGAGCAGGGCAGGCGGATCGGGGCGGGTCCCGTGGCCCGCGCCTCGGCGAAGGTACTGGGATGGATGTCACACTGGGTGCAGATCGAGACGCTGTACCGGTTCAACGCCAAGTTCCAGCCGGCGTGGGTGCCGAGGTACCTGGTGTACCCGGGCGTGCGCGAACTGCCACGGGTCGGGGTGGCCGTCTTCGAGGCCGAAGGCTTGGCCGGACGTTCCCCCAGGTTGCGGCGGTTGTTGCGGAGATGA
- a CDS encoding helix-turn-helix transcriptional regulator, which translates to MTRKLLSIEDLSDYLGIPKGTLYQWRSKGYGPDGIRMGKYVRYRQEDVDAWIEQQGAA; encoded by the coding sequence ATGACCCGCAAACTCCTGTCCATCGAGGACTTGTCCGACTACCTCGGCATCCCCAAAGGCACCCTCTACCAGTGGCGCAGCAAGGGCTACGGCCCGGACGGCATCCGCATGGGCAAGTACGTCCGCTACCGGCAGGAGGACGTGGACGCCTGGATCGAGCAGCAGGGAGCCGCGTGA
- a CDS encoding aminoglycoside phosphotransferase family protein: protein MTDTAPAFTADSTRAVLDSACRDAGLDPKGATLMRLGENALYKLASAPIVVRIARTMDYWPNVEKEVAVARWLADQGFASGRLSRPADQPRAAGGHPVTFWEFIPGEVAMPDDVALLGRELRELHRLPSPTTFTLPRTDILARIRPRVASSPVSDDDKQLLLERCEELENEVSRLSFPLDECAIHGDAHIKNLMITDSGPLLIDFENFSWGQPEWDLSMTATEYVTAGWWTDKQYNDFARSYGYDIRNWEGFPTLRATHEIKMTTWIMQNVDHSPEIKAEFDTRMRTIRTGEANARWRPF, encoded by the coding sequence ATGACGGACACCGCGCCAGCGTTCACCGCCGATTCCACTCGCGCTGTGCTCGACAGTGCTTGTCGTGACGCAGGCCTGGACCCCAAGGGCGCAACGCTGATGCGACTGGGCGAGAACGCCCTCTACAAGCTCGCCTCAGCCCCCATCGTGGTGCGGATCGCGCGGACCATGGACTACTGGCCGAACGTTGAAAAGGAGGTCGCGGTAGCACGCTGGCTCGCCGACCAGGGGTTCGCCTCAGGTCGACTGTCGAGGCCGGCCGATCAACCGCGCGCGGCAGGGGGCCACCCGGTCACGTTCTGGGAGTTCATCCCCGGCGAGGTCGCGATGCCGGACGACGTCGCGCTTCTTGGCCGTGAGCTTCGGGAACTTCACCGGCTGCCGTCTCCTACGACGTTCACGCTGCCACGCACAGACATCCTCGCTCGGATCCGGCCGCGAGTGGCGTCCTCACCCGTCTCGGACGACGACAAACAGTTGCTGCTGGAGCGGTGTGAGGAGCTGGAAAACGAGGTTTCGCGGCTGAGCTTCCCGCTGGACGAGTGCGCAATCCACGGCGACGCTCATATCAAGAACCTGATGATCACCGATTCCGGGCCGCTGCTCATCGACTTCGAGAACTTCTCTTGGGGGCAGCCGGAGTGGGATCTCTCGATGACCGCGACTGAGTACGTCACCGCTGGGTGGTGGACGGACAAGCAGTACAACGACTTCGCCCGTTCCTACGGCTACGACATCCGGAACTGGGAAGGCTTCCCAACGCTCCGAGCGACCCACGAGATCAAGATGACGACGTGGATCATGCAGAACGTCGACCACTCGCCGGAGATCAAGGCGGAGTTCGACACGCGCATGCGCACTATCCGCACTGGTGAGGCGAACGCTCGCTGGCGGCCGTTCTGA
- a CDS encoding replication initiator — translation MPHASLNVDLAARIQQRLTAPDYRRWRARVEATGGCLKPVHLSGYRKLIDRTTGAVLDRHSGTIYAPCGNRRASVCPACSDRYAGDAFQLIRAGVAGGKSIPAEVADKPRLFVTLTAPSFGAVHTRPTTRHGKPRPCSCGTFHHPDDPRLGTAIDPDAYDYRGAVLWQGHAGELWHRFTIRLRRELATAAGIRVKDFPRHARLSYAKVAEYQRRGLVHFHAVIRLDGPDGPHDPAPEWADTDLLDHAVRAAAQTAQVTKTLDLDGRTEEHTFTWGQQLDVRVIRRPGEVEDGHGNFSDQALAGYIAKYATKGTSTSETPDRRVHSERHIEHLNVHPHHKRMIRAAWQLGGNEDLAFLRRWAHMLGFRGHFLTKSQRYSLTFTQLRGDRRTFQHHAALQALGVEPGSVVVINHWNYTGNGHADDAERELAEAIYQRKRTNRATKKEDQP, via the coding sequence ATGCCCCATGCATCCCTCAACGTTGACCTCGCCGCCCGCATCCAGCAGCGGCTCACTGCCCCGGACTACCGGCGCTGGCGGGCACGGGTCGAGGCCACCGGTGGATGCCTCAAACCCGTCCACCTCTCCGGCTACCGCAAACTCATCGACCGCACCACGGGTGCTGTCCTGGACCGGCACTCGGGCACGATCTACGCCCCCTGCGGCAACCGCCGCGCCTCGGTCTGCCCGGCCTGCTCCGACCGCTACGCCGGGGACGCCTTCCAGCTCATCCGCGCCGGAGTCGCCGGAGGCAAGTCGATCCCGGCTGAGGTGGCCGACAAGCCGCGCCTGTTTGTCACCCTGACTGCTCCCAGCTTCGGCGCGGTGCACACTCGGCCGACAACCCGGCACGGCAAGCCGCGGCCGTGCTCGTGCGGCACCTTCCACCACCCCGACGACCCCCGCCTGGGCACCGCGATCGACCCCGACGCCTACGACTACCGCGGCGCGGTGCTCTGGCAGGGCCACGCCGGGGAACTGTGGCACCGCTTCACCATCCGCCTGCGCCGCGAACTCGCCACCGCGGCCGGCATCCGGGTCAAGGACTTCCCCCGGCATGCTCGCCTGTCCTACGCCAAGGTCGCCGAGTACCAGCGCCGCGGGCTCGTGCACTTCCACGCCGTGATCCGCCTCGACGGCCCGGACGGACCGCACGACCCGGCACCCGAGTGGGCCGACACCGACCTGCTCGACCACGCCGTCCGCGCTGCGGCGCAGACCGCGCAGGTCACCAAGACCCTCGACCTCGACGGCCGGACCGAAGAGCACACCTTCACCTGGGGCCAGCAACTCGACGTCCGGGTGATCCGCCGGCCCGGTGAGGTCGAGGACGGGCACGGCAACTTCAGCGATCAGGCGCTGGCCGGCTACATCGCTAAGTACGCCACCAAGGGCACCTCCACCAGCGAAACCCCCGACCGGCGGGTGCACTCCGAACGCCACATCGAGCACCTCAACGTGCACCCGCACCACAAGCGCATGATCCGCGCGGCCTGGCAGCTCGGCGGCAACGAGGACTTGGCCTTCCTGCGCCGCTGGGCACACATGCTCGGCTTCCGCGGCCACTTCCTCACCAAAAGCCAGCGCTACTCGCTCACCTTCACCCAGCTCCGCGGCGACCGCCGCACCTTCCAGCACCACGCCGCCCTACAAGCCCTCGGCGTCGAACCCGGCTCCGTGGTCGTGATCAACCACTGGAACTACACCGGCAACGGCCACGCCGACGACGCCGAACGCGAACTCGCCGAAGCCATCTACCAGCGCAAACGAACCAACCGTGCGACCAAAAAGGAGGACCAGCCATGA
- a CDS encoding winged helix-turn-helix domain-containing protein, translated as MSWGDRSGRIDHHGPEYVWAQIANDIRHDIESGALPAGAKLPGGPELAEIYGVAKATAARAIKALRDEGLVTVVFGRGTFVTHPG; from the coding sequence ATGTCATGGGGAGACCGTTCCGGCCGGATCGACCACCACGGGCCGGAGTACGTCTGGGCGCAGATCGCGAACGACATCCGCCATGACATCGAAAGCGGCGCTCTACCAGCTGGTGCGAAGCTTCCCGGAGGACCGGAGCTGGCCGAGATCTACGGCGTCGCGAAGGCGACCGCTGCCAGGGCGATCAAGGCACTACGGGACGAGGGCCTGGTGACCGTGGTCTTCGGTCGCGGCACTTTCGTCACTCATCCGGGGTAA
- a CDS encoding acetoacetate--CoA ligase has product MTTDVADTPEVLWRPDPERVAASRIQAFRDWLRAERDVSLDDYDELWRFSVDRPADFWGAAAEFLGVRWHAEPSAVLGDARMPGAQWFPGGTLNYTEHALTGADDDLAVIFRREDGLSARLTYRELREQVAAARAALVELGVGRGDRVVALAPNCPQTLVAFLATASLGAIWSSCSPDFGVRAISDRFTQIEPKVLVAINGYVYNGRSFDVRPTVEELRTRIPSLTATVLVDYAGGGTVDGALAWDELLDRHAGAEMGYEPVPFDHPLWVLYSSGTTGLPKGIVQGHGGIVLEHLKATVLQMDLGPGEKFFWFTTTGWMMWNFLIGGLLARSTIVMFDGSPGHPDLNTLWRLAAEERITYFGTSAPFVQSCLKAKIRPAASFDLSALRALGSTGAPLSDDGFRWIADEVGRSVQICSVSGGTDLCAAFVAAAPDVPVWLGELSCRALGAAVTAFDEDGREVVDEVGELVVTKPMPSMPVFFWNDEDGSRLREAYFDMYPGVWRHGDWIRITPRGSAVIYGRSDSTLNRGGVRMGTAEFYRIVEGFDEIADSLVIDTTRAGNTDGELLCFVVMAPGADLAAVEPELRAQLRRGLSPRHVPDRFIEVAEVPRTLNGKKCEVPVKKILTGVAPERAVSRDALANPGALEPFVDMARGS; this is encoded by the coding sequence GTGACCACCGATGTTGCTGACACCCCGGAAGTGTTGTGGCGGCCGGACCCGGAGCGGGTCGCCGCGAGCAGGATCCAGGCGTTCCGCGACTGGCTGCGCGCGGAGCGCGACGTGTCCCTCGACGACTACGACGAGTTGTGGCGGTTCTCCGTCGACCGGCCCGCGGACTTCTGGGGCGCGGCGGCGGAGTTCCTCGGCGTCCGCTGGCACGCCGAGCCGAGCGCGGTCCTCGGCGACGCGCGCATGCCGGGCGCGCAGTGGTTCCCCGGCGGCACCCTCAACTACACCGAGCACGCCCTGACCGGCGCAGACGACGACCTCGCGGTGATCTTCCGTCGCGAGGACGGGCTGTCCGCCCGCCTCACCTACCGCGAGCTGCGCGAACAGGTGGCCGCGGCGCGGGCTGCGCTGGTCGAGCTCGGCGTCGGCCGCGGTGACCGCGTGGTCGCGCTCGCGCCGAACTGCCCGCAGACGCTCGTCGCGTTCCTGGCCACCGCGAGCCTCGGCGCGATCTGGTCGTCCTGCTCGCCGGACTTCGGCGTCCGCGCGATCAGCGACCGGTTCACCCAGATCGAGCCGAAGGTCCTGGTCGCGATCAACGGATACGTCTACAACGGACGGTCCTTCGACGTCCGGCCGACGGTCGAGGAGCTGCGCACGCGGATCCCGTCGCTGACGGCCACCGTGCTGGTGGACTACGCCGGCGGCGGCACGGTCGACGGCGCGCTCGCCTGGGACGAGCTGCTCGACCGGCACGCCGGCGCCGAGATGGGGTACGAGCCGGTGCCGTTCGACCACCCGCTGTGGGTGCTGTACTCGTCCGGCACCACCGGGCTGCCGAAGGGCATCGTGCAGGGGCACGGCGGGATCGTGCTGGAGCACCTCAAGGCGACGGTGCTGCAGATGGACCTCGGGCCGGGCGAGAAGTTCTTCTGGTTCACCACCACCGGCTGGATGATGTGGAACTTCCTGATCGGCGGGCTGCTGGCGCGCTCGACGATCGTGATGTTCGACGGCAGCCCGGGGCATCCCGATCTGAACACGCTGTGGCGGCTGGCGGCCGAGGAGCGGATCACCTATTTCGGCACGTCCGCGCCGTTCGTGCAGAGCTGTCTCAAGGCAAAGATCCGCCCGGCCGCGTCGTTCGACCTGTCGGCGTTGCGGGCACTCGGATCGACCGGCGCGCCGCTGTCCGACGACGGCTTCCGCTGGATCGCCGACGAGGTCGGCCGGTCGGTGCAGATCTGCTCGGTGTCCGGCGGCACCGATCTGTGCGCCGCGTTCGTCGCGGCCGCGCCGGACGTGCCGGTGTGGCTGGGTGAGCTGTCCTGCCGGGCGCTCGGAGCCGCGGTGACGGCGTTCGACGAGGACGGGCGCGAGGTGGTCGACGAGGTCGGCGAGCTCGTGGTGACCAAGCCGATGCCGTCGATGCCGGTGTTCTTCTGGAACGACGAGGACGGGTCGCGACTGCGTGAGGCCTACTTCGACATGTATCCGGGCGTGTGGCGGCACGGCGACTGGATCCGGATCACGCCCCGCGGGTCGGCGGTGATCTACGGCCGCAGCGACTCGACGCTCAACCGCGGTGGCGTGCGGATGGGCACCGCCGAGTTCTACCGCATCGTCGAGGGCTTCGACGAGATCGCCGACTCGCTCGTCATCGACACCACGCGGGCCGGGAATACCGATGGTGAGCTGCTGTGTTTCGTCGTGATGGCGCCCGGGGCGGATCTTGCCGCGGTGGAGCCGGAGCTGCGCGCCCAGCTGCGGCGCGGCCTCTCGCCGCGACACGTACCCGATCGGTTCATCGAGGTGGCGGAGGTGCCCCGGACGCTGAACGGTAAGAAGTGCGAGGTGCCGGTCAAGAAGATCCTGACCGGGGTGGCGCCGGAACGGGCGGTCAGCCGGGACGCGCTCGCCAACCCGGGGGCGCTCGAACCGTTCGTCGACATGGCCAGGGGGAGTTAG